Within Anopheles nili chromosome 3, idAnoNiliSN_F5_01, whole genome shotgun sequence, the genomic segment CAAGGGCCTATTGGACCGCATGCatagacatttttttattttaattcctttTAGCAGAACTGACTAAACTAACGCAATACCTAGTTGTAAGCAAATATTGGTATGAAGCCGAAAAAGTGtataaacgatttttttaacCACCAGCAAGCaatttgtcgtttttctttgctcctttTGTTCCCGCTAATCGTACAAGGATTCACAcaggaaaaagttttccgcGCCACACGGCCTATCATCGAACGTGTAGTTGATGGACCACGGCAAGTAGTACTCTAGCACGACACAATTCTCGGTCGTACAGTTATCGTGCACCGCGTTGTTGGGCTCATTTTTCGTCCACCGATCGTACGTCATCCGTTCACCGGTCGATGCCCAGTGGAATTGGCCCTCCTCGCCGAGATCGTTCGCGGACGTCCACATGTGCAGGATACCGTGCGTTTTCGTGAACCCGCTCTTCTCGATGTGCTCCACCACGCTGCTCAGCTGCTCGTCGTTGTTGACCGACACCAGAAACATACCTCGCGTGCGGCAATATTCCGCCGCCTTGAACCAGTTCAGCTGTGGGTTCGCAAAAGTCATAAGCAACGATACCAAAGACACACTGATTGCCCGGAGAGCAAATTAAGCCTTTACCTTGAACGTGTTGCCAAAGTAATACGACTTTTCGCGAAAGATCCCGAACgtattttcgtccttttgcgagGTTATGAAGCCCACGAACAGGAAGCTGATCAATATGGCCACCAGATTGGCGATGCGTTTTGTCTCCATCGTGGGCGCTAGAACTCTTACTACTCTGCAGCTTGCTCCGAATGTCTCTGCGTGATTTTCACAACTAATATGGTGATCCACCCAATACACCTCAGTGTCTCACCGTGCTCGGCGTAGTCTTAGTACGAGCGGCGTTCCGTCTATGGTCGTCTTAACGATGACGCTTGCGCATCGGTAAACCTGTTTCTTGGGAATATCGAACGTTTGCCGTTGTTTGGCTTCCAAATTACAACTTTCAACCAAGGCCTGCGTGCGCCCCGGACGGGGGTCTTTGGACGTTCCGAAGCAACGtgtcggagaaaaaaaaacatatccttGACCCCTGCCTGAGAAAGACACCGATTAAGTG encodes:
- the LOC128723547 gene encoding C-type lectin 37Da-like, which codes for METKRIANLVAILISFLFVGFITSQKDENTFGIFREKSYYFGNTFKLNWFKAAEYCRTRGMFLVSVNNDEQLSSVVEHIEKSGFTKTHGILHMWTSANDLGEEGQFHWASTGERMTYDRWTKNEPNNAVHDNCTTENCVVLEYYLPWSINYTFDDRPCGAENFFLCESLYD